In uncultured Bacteroides sp., the following proteins share a genomic window:
- a CDS encoding aspartate-semialdehyde dehydrogenase — translation MKVAIVGVSGAVGQEFLRVLDERNFPMDELVLFGSKRSAGSKYTFRGKQIEVKLLQHNDDFKGVDIAFTSAGGGTSLDFADTITKYGAVMIDNSSAFRMDKDVPLVVPEVNPEDAKDRPRGIIANPNCTTIQMVVALKAIEKISHIKKVHVSTYQAASGAGAAAMDELYEQYRQVLAGEEVTVNKFAYQLAFNLIPQVDVFTDNGYTKEEMKMYNETRKIMHSDIEVSATCVRVPSLRAHSESTWIETERPVSVEEAREAFAKGEGLILQDNPANKEYPMPLFIAGKDPVYVGRIRKDLSNENGLTFWTVSDQIKKGAALNAVQIAEYLIKEKNI, via the coding sequence ATGAAAGTAGCTATCGTTGGCGTAAGTGGCGCAGTGGGACAAGAGTTCCTACGTGTCCTCGATGAAAGAAATTTCCCTATGGATGAGTTAGTATTGTTCGGTTCCAAACGTAGCGCCGGAAGTAAATACACTTTCCGCGGTAAACAGATCGAGGTCAAACTATTACAGCACAACGACGACTTTAAAGGTGTAGATATAGCCTTTACTTCTGCAGGTGGCGGTACTTCATTGGACTTTGCAGATACCATAACTAAATATGGTGCTGTAATGATTGACAATTCCAGTGCATTCCGTATGGATAAAGACGTTCCGTTGGTTGTTCCTGAAGTAAATCCCGAAGATGCAAAAGATCGTCCTCGTGGAATTATTGCTAATCCTAACTGTACAACTATCCAGATGGTAGTTGCTTTGAAGGCTATCGAAAAAATTTCTCATATTAAGAAAGTACATGTTTCAACATATCAGGCAGCAAGTGGTGCCGGAGCTGCAGCAATGGACGAACTTTACGAACAATATCGTCAGGTATTGGCAGGTGAAGAAGTTACAGTTAATAAGTTTGCTTACCAGTTGGCATTTAACTTGATTCCTCAGGTTGATGTGTTTACAGACAACGGTTATACAAAAGAAGAAATGAAGATGTATAACGAAACACGTAAAATTATGCACTCTGATATTGAAGTCAGCGCTACTTGTGTACGTGTTCCATCTTTAAGAGCTCACTCTGAGAGCACCTGGATAGAAACTGAGCGTCCTGTTTCTGTAGAAGAAGCTCGCGAAGCATTCGCTAAAGGTGAAGGATTGATTCTGCAAGACAACCCTGCAAACAAAGAATATCCTATGCCATTATTTATTGCCGGAAAAGATCCTGTATACGTGGGACGTATTCGCAAAGACCTTTCAAATGAAAACGGACTAACTTTCTGGACTGTAAGCGACCAGATCAAAAAAGGAGCTGCACTTAATGCCGTTCAAATTGCAGAATATCTAATTAAAGAAAAAAATATCTAA
- a CDS encoding 4Fe-4S dicluster domain-containing protein, producing the protein MENNNKISGDLLTHTSVDVARCYQCGKCTAGCVLASEMDFPPSYLMRLLQTGTEENYDRILRSNTIWLCLNCENCLGRCPMEIDIPKVMDYLREQSLNKKKLHPDAKPIVSFHKSFLDSIKYTGRLYEVGLIAGFKARTFRLTQDLKLAPKMYLNGKLNLMPEMIKDIKGVGKIFSKTIDNPKTKNK; encoded by the coding sequence ATGGAAAACAATAACAAGATTTCCGGAGATTTACTCACACATACCAGCGTCGATGTAGCTCGCTGTTATCAATGTGGTAAATGTACAGCCGGATGTGTTCTTGCTTCAGAAATGGATTTTCCGCCAAGTTATTTGATGCGACTGTTGCAAACAGGAACAGAAGAGAACTATGACAGAATACTTCGTTCCAATACTATTTGGCTTTGTCTGAACTGCGAGAATTGTTTAGGCCGATGCCCCATGGAAATTGATATTCCAAAGGTTATGGATTACCTTCGTGAACAATCGCTTAACAAGAAGAAGCTTCATCCTGATGCAAAGCCCATTGTATCTTTTCACAAATCATTTCTTGATTCGATTAAGTACACAGGACGCCTTTATGAGGTTGGCCTGATTGCAGGATTTAAAGCCCGTACTTTCCGCTTGACTCAGGATCTGAAACTTGCTCCTAAAATGTACCTGAACGGAAAATTGAACCTAATGCCCGAAATGATAAAAGACATAAAAGGTGTAGGAAAGATTTTTTCTAAGACGATTGATAACCCAAAGACTAAAAATAAATGA
- a CDS encoding CoB--CoM heterodisulfide reductase iron-sulfur subunit B family protein, whose translation MKIGFYPGCSLKGSSREYNESVVAIAKALDIELVEIKDWNCCGATAAHSMNEELSLSLPARILALAEAQGLKEVVVPCAACYNRLMVTQHELKDDKKRSRVTDIIEMPYSGDLKIINVLQMLETYAMDKIKEKVTKPFAHKVACYYGCLLIRPHKILQFDRVEDPQSMDAMIKLIGGTPLDWAFKTECCGAGFSVSRTDLVAKLSGNILKDATDRSAEAIIVACPMCQSNLDMRRGAINETLSKPSDIPVIFITQAIGLALGVNPKELGLERHFVNVKL comes from the coding sequence ATGAAAATAGGTTTTTACCCGGGTTGTTCACTCAAAGGATCATCCCGTGAATACAATGAATCGGTAGTAGCGATTGCCAAAGCTTTAGATATTGAATTAGTGGAAATCAAAGACTGGAACTGTTGCGGTGCCACAGCTGCCCATTCAATGAATGAAGAACTCTCACTTTCACTTCCCGCAAGAATATTAGCATTAGCAGAAGCTCAAGGATTAAAAGAAGTTGTAGTTCCATGTGCTGCTTGTTACAACCGATTAATGGTAACTCAGCATGAGCTTAAAGACGATAAAAAAAGAAGCAGAGTTACTGATATAATCGAAATGCCCTACAGCGGCGATCTAAAAATCATCAATGTACTTCAAATGTTGGAAACTTACGCCATGGATAAAATCAAGGAAAAAGTAACCAAACCATTTGCACACAAAGTAGCCTGCTATTATGGCTGTTTATTGATACGCCCTCACAAAATATTACAATTTGACCGCGTTGAAGATCCACAAAGTATGGATGCCATGATTAAGCTCATTGGCGGAACTCCTCTTGACTGGGCTTTCAAAACAGAATGCTGCGGTGCAGGATTCTCTGTATCACGCACAGATTTAGTTGCAAAACTATCTGGAAATATTCTCAAAGATGCAACCGACAGAAGTGCCGAAGCAATTATCGTAGCCTGCCCAATGTGTCAGTCTAATCTGGATATGCGCCGCGGAGCTATCAATGAGACTTTAAGTAAACCTTCTGACATTCCGGTAATCTTTATTACTCAGGCCATTGGCCTTGCTTTGGGAGTTAATCCTAAGGAGCTTGGATTGGAACGTCATTTTGTAAATGTAAAATTATAA
- a CDS encoding CoB--CoM heterodisulfide reductase iron-sulfur subunit A family protein, with product MSKIGVFICHCGENISATVDCERVAQEIRKVEGVEYAIDYKYMCSDPGQTLIKNAIKEHHLDGVVVGSCSPRMHEPTFRKACAEAGLNPFLCEMANLREHCSWVHEKGEATTEKAFDLVKMLVEKVKRNKPLDAIKVPITKKALVIGGGIAGIQASLDIANTGHQVILIEKDPSIGGHMSQLSETFPTLDCSQCILTPRMVEVAQHPNITLYTYAELESLEGFIGNFTAKIRLKAKSVDHKKCTGCGACFQKCPQKKIPSEFNAGLGNRTAIYVPFPQAVPNKPVIDREHCNYYKRGKCKICEATCPTGAIEWDKEDEIITEQVGAIVVTTGFNVKGADFFPEYGYGKYKDVLTGLQFERLASASGPTLGEIRRPSDGTIPKKIVFIACAGSRDPAKGIPYCSKICCMYTAKHAMLYQHKVHDGESTVFYMDIRAGGKNYEEFVRRAIEEDHVNYVRGRVARVYEKDGKLIVKGVDTLLSGQQVEIEADMVVLATAGVSNCGAEQLAQKMHISYDPYHFFAEAHPKLKPVETNTAGIFLAGACQAPKDIPETVGMASGAAVKVAGLFSNNELVREPLIAVVNRCAPPQFSTCVGCFMCQTACPYNAIEREEIKGRDGKVIKTVAKVNPGLCQGCGTCVAFCRSKSIDIQGYSNEQMFAEVMSLLNH from the coding sequence ATGTCAAAGATAGGAGTTTTTATCTGCCACTGCGGTGAGAATATCAGTGCCACTGTTGATTGTGAACGTGTAGCACAAGAGATCCGTAAAGTGGAAGGCGTAGAATATGCCATTGACTATAAATATATGTGTTCCGATCCGGGACAAACGCTCATAAAGAATGCCATCAAAGAACATCATCTGGATGGTGTAGTTGTAGGTTCCTGTTCTCCTCGTATGCACGAGCCAACTTTCAGAAAAGCATGTGCTGAAGCCGGTTTGAATCCATTTTTATGTGAAATGGCCAACCTTCGCGAGCATTGCTCATGGGTGCACGAAAAAGGTGAAGCAACAACAGAGAAGGCATTTGACCTTGTAAAGATGCTAGTAGAAAAGGTAAAGCGCAATAAGCCATTGGATGCCATCAAAGTACCTATTACCAAGAAAGCATTGGTTATTGGTGGTGGTATTGCCGGCATACAAGCCAGCTTGGATATTGCCAATACCGGTCACCAGGTAATCTTAATTGAAAAAGACCCTTCTATTGGTGGACACATGTCTCAGTTATCTGAAACCTTCCCTACGCTGGATTGCTCACAATGTATCCTTACTCCAAGAATGGTGGAAGTTGCTCAGCATCCTAATATTACTTTATATACTTACGCTGAACTTGAAAGTCTGGAAGGATTCATCGGTAACTTTACCGCAAAGATCAGATTAAAAGCAAAAAGCGTAGATCATAAAAAATGTACCGGTTGTGGAGCTTGTTTTCAAAAGTGCCCGCAAAAGAAAATTCCTAGCGAATTTAATGCCGGACTTGGTAATCGTACTGCAATCTATGTACCGTTCCCACAAGCTGTGCCTAACAAACCAGTAATTGACCGCGAACACTGTAACTATTACAAGCGCGGTAAATGTAAAATCTGTGAGGCAACCTGCCCTACCGGAGCAATTGAATGGGATAAGGAAGATGAGATTATAACCGAACAGGTAGGAGCAATTGTTGTAACTACAGGGTTCAATGTGAAAGGTGCCGATTTCTTCCCGGAATACGGTTACGGCAAATACAAAGACGTGCTCACCGGTTTGCAGTTTGAGCGTTTGGCTTCAGCTTCAGGACCAACTTTAGGAGAAATTCGTCGTCCGTCGGATGGTACAATTCCTAAGAAGATTGTCTTCATAGCTTGTGCCGGTTCTCGCGACCCAGCCAAAGGTATTCCTTATTGCTCAAAAATTTGCTGTATGTACACAGCTAAGCATGCAATGCTTTACCAACATAAGGTTCACGATGGTGAATCAACTGTATTCTATATGGACATTCGTGCCGGAGGTAAGAATTATGAAGAGTTTGTGCGCCGTGCCATTGAAGAAGATCATGTGAACTATGTTCGCGGACGTGTTGCCAGAGTATACGAAAAGGACGGCAAACTGATTGTTAAGGGTGTAGATACACTGCTTAGCGGACAGCAAGTGGAGATTGAAGCAGATATGGTAGTACTTGCTACTGCCGGTGTTTCTAATTGCGGTGCAGAACAACTGGCACAAAAGATGCACATCTCTTATGACCCATATCATTTCTTTGCTGAAGCTCACCCTAAATTAAAACCGGTTGAGACTAACACAGCAGGTATCTTCCTTGCCGGAGCTTGTCAGGCACCAAAGGATATTCCTGAAACAGTAGGTATGGCATCGGGTGCAGCAGTAAAAGTTGCCGGACTCTTCTCTAACAATGAGCTGGTACGTGAACCGCTTATTGCAGTGGTTAACCGTTGTGCACCTCCACAGTTTAGTACTTGCGTGGGTTGCTTTATGTGTCAGACTGCTTGTCCTTACAATGCCATTGAGCGTGAAGAGATCAAGGGACGAGATGGTAAGGTAATTAAAACAGTTGCTAAGGTTAACCCGGGACTTTGTCAGGGTTGCGGTACCTGTGTTGCTTTCTGTCGTTCTAAATCAATCGATATCCAAGGTTACTC